In the genome of Arthrobacter sp. PAMC25284, the window AGCCCCGCCCAGGACGACCTGGACGTGGCCGTCGCCCGGCAGTCGATCGACGCCGGCCTGCCGTTGCTCGGCATCTGCCGTGGGCACCAGCTGCTGAACGTGCTCTACGGCGGCACCTTGATCCAGGACATGGCCCCGGGAGTGGTGGCACACCGTGAACCGGCCCCGGCGCCCGGTTGCGGGCCGTGGGCGTGGCATGAAGTCGATGTGCAACCGGGCACCAAGGTGGCAGGCCTCTACGGGGACGGCGCGGGAGTAACCGTCAAGATCGCGTCCGGCCACCACCAGGCCGTGGCCCGGGTTGCCGACGGCCTGGCCGTGACGGCCATCGCCGAGGACGGCACCGTTGAAGCGCTGGAGGACCCGGATCGCTGGGTGGCCTCGGTGCAGTGGCATCCGGAAGCCCAGGAGATTTCCGCCGAGGAGCGGGTGGCGCCGTTCCGGGCCTTCGTAGAGGTCTGCCGGGCCGCGGTAAAGTCCTAGCGCCCGGCGGCGGCCAGGACCACACGGACCGGGACACCGGTCTCGAGCGATTCCTGGGCGGCGTCGGCCACCCGGGATGCGGCCACCGCATCTTCGGGGGTGCACGGGTTTTCCCGCTCGCCCAGGATCAGTTCGACGAAGGCTGCCAGCTCCGAGCGGTAAGCCTGGTCGAAGCGCTCCGCGAAGGTCAGGTGCGACACTCCTTCCGGGAACGTAACCCCGGCTTCGGCCGAGGCCAGGGCGGACTTCCCGTCCAGGCCGACCATCAGTGAGCCGGCCGAGCCCTGAATCTCCAGCCGGACGTCGTGGCCGGCCCCGTTGTAGCGCGAGGCGCTGACGGTGCCCAGCGTGCCGTCGTCGAACGTCACCAGCGCGAGAGCCGTGTCCACATCCCCGACCGCACCGATGGCGGGATCGCCGTTGTTGGAGCCCCGGGCATAGACCTCCACGATTTCGCGTCCCGTCAGCCAGCGCAGGATGTCGAAATCGTGGACCGAGCAGTCCCGGAACAGCCCTCCGGAGCTGGCCAGGAATTCCACCGGCGGCGGGGTCATGTCGCAGGTCAACGCCCGCAGGGAGTGGATCCAGCCCAGGTCCCCGGCTTCGTAGGCGCGTTTGGCCGCCAGGTATCCGGCGTCGAAGCGCCGCTGGTGGCCGATCTGGACCGTGCCGCCGTTGGCCCGGATGTAGTCCAGCACGGGCTCGGAGTCAGCGACATTCATCGCGACCGGCTTCTCGCAGAACACCGGGATACCGGCATCGACGCCGGCCTTGATCAGCTCCGGATGGGTGCCGGTGCCGGTGGCGATGACCAGGCCGTTGATGCCGGAGCCGATCAGTGCCTCCACCGACGGCAGAAACCCGGCACCGAGACCGGCAGCAACGGTCCGGGCATGGTCCGCAGCAACGTCGGTGAGCCGGAGGCTGACATTGACGCCCCGCGGGTTCAGAACCTCATTGAGGGCGCTGATGTTGTTGGCGTGCATGACGCCGATGCGCCCCACGCCGACGAGTCCAAGGGCGACGTTTTTCATGAAGTTCTCCTGCTGTCCGCTGGTTGGGATGTGCCTGTGGGGGCTGCGGGCGTTTTTCCTTCGCCGGGGAAAACAATCCCCAGCTGGTTCCGGATGGCGTCGGCAACCGCGATGGTCCGGATGGATTCCGACAGCGGCCGCTGTGTGGCTTCGCTGTCCCCGTTGGCAATGGCGCGGGCCACGGCGGCGGCTTCGAAGTGGAGGCCCTCGAAATGTGCCCCGGCGGGCTCCTCGTAAAGCAGCCGGTCACCGTCCGGGTAACGCACGGTGAATCCGCCCGGCATATTAAAGGGTCCGTCGATCGTGAGGGTCGCTTCGGTGCCGACGATCGTCGCCGACGTCGGCGTGAAGTTGTGAAGCTGGGTGTTCATCATTGCCTGGCGGCCACCGGCAAAGGACATCACCGCCGAGAGCTGGCCATTAACGCCTGAATCATGCGGTTGCCCAAGCGCCAGGACCCGTTGGGGTGCCCCCAGGATGGACGTGATGAGCGACAGCGGATAGGTCCCCAAATCCAGCAGCGGCCCGCCGGCGAGGCCCGGGTCAAAGATCCGGTGCTCCGGGTCGAAATGCTCCCCGTATTCGGCCAGCACCGTCGTGATTTCCCCAAGCATGCCCGCCTCCAGCACCTGCCGGATCACGTCAAACTTGGGCAAGAAGAACGTCCACATGGCCTCTGCGGCGAACAGGCCCGCC includes:
- a CDS encoding gamma-glutamyl-gamma-aminobutyrate hydrolase family protein — its product is MQSFAQAPGSRPRIGLPVRLSSSSDPDPRVSEANKLFDHIVELVRDGGGDPVLFSTAPSATALASLDGVIIPGGGDLDPRLYGEQPSEVCYDVSPAQDDLDVAVARQSIDAGLPLLGICRGHQLLNVLYGGTLIQDMAPGVVAHREPAPAPGCGPWAWHEVDVQPGTKVAGLYGDGAGVTVKIASGHHQAVARVADGLAVTAIAEDGTVEALEDPDRWVASVQWHPEAQEISAEERVAPFRAFVEVCRAAVKS
- a CDS encoding Gfo/Idh/MocA family oxidoreductase yields the protein MKNVALGLVGVGRIGVMHANNISALNEVLNPRGVNVSLRLTDVAADHARTVAAGLGAGFLPSVEALIGSGINGLVIATGTGTHPELIKAGVDAGIPVFCEKPVAMNVADSEPVLDYIRANGGTVQIGHQRRFDAGYLAAKRAYEAGDLGWIHSLRALTCDMTPPPVEFLASSGGLFRDCSVHDFDILRWLTGREIVEVYARGSNNGDPAIGAVGDVDTALALVTFDDGTLGTVSASRYNGAGHDVRLEIQGSAGSLMVGLDGKSALASAEAGVTFPEGVSHLTFAERFDQAYRSELAAFVELILGERENPCTPEDAVAASRVADAAQESLETGVPVRVVLAAAGR
- a CDS encoding Gfo/Idh/MocA family protein, which produces MTDDRALPASRVSDSRDAPALRWGIMGPGWIADRFTESVQAHSTQVIAAVGSRSMERSVAFADRHGIAEAFGSYEELAAADVDVIYVATPHNFHCQGALLALDAGKHVLIEKPIGINRGQAELIARRAAEAGLFAAEAMWTFFLPKFDVIRQVLEAGMLGEITTVLAEYGEHFDPEHRIFDPGLAGGPLLDLGTYPLSLITSILGAPQRVLALGQPHDSGVNGQLSAVMSFAGGRQAMMNTQLHNFTPTSATIVGTEATLTIDGPFNMPGGFTVRYPDGDRLLYEEPAGAHFEGLHFEAAAVARAIANGDSEATQRPLSESIRTIAVADAIRNQLGIVFPGEGKTPAAPTGTSQPADSRRTS